One window of Mus caroli chromosome 11, CAROLI_EIJ_v1.1, whole genome shotgun sequence genomic DNA carries:
- the Flcn gene encoding LOW QUALITY PROTEIN: folliculin (The sequence of the model RefSeq protein was modified relative to this genomic sequence to represent the inferred CDS: inserted 1 base in 1 codon; substituted 1 base at 1 genomic stop codon), with the protein MNAIVALCHFCELHGPRTLFCTEVLHAPLPQGAGSGDSPDQVEQAEEEEGGIQMSSRVRAHSPAEGASSESSSPGPKKSDMCEGCRSLAVGHPGYISHDKETSIKYVSHQHPNHPQLFSIVRQACVRSLSCEVCPGREGPIFFGDEQHGFVFSHTFFIKDSLARGFQRWYSIIAIMMDRIYLINSWPFLLGRIRGIISELQAKAFKVFEAEQFGCPQRAQRMNTAFTPFLHQRNGNAARSLTSLTSDDNLWACLHTSFAWLLKACGSRLTEKLLEGAPTEDTLVQMEKLADLEEESESWDNSEAEEEEKAPVTPEGAEGRELTSCPTESSFLSACGSWQPPKLTGFKSLRHMRQVLGAPSFRMLAWHVLMGNQVIWKSRDVNLVHSAFEVLRTMLPVGCVRIIPYSSQYEEAYRCNFLGLSPPVPIPAHVLASGXVCETHAACCSERLPDLAQGCTRIQITDFRAKQYSAVPVRTAWACLEPLEPCLLNCNISICVFQCLTGLWVXVFVFVFHSKVKVLFKFTKVDSRPKEDTQRLLSVLGASEEDNVKLLKFWMTGLSKTYKSHLMSTVRSPTATESRS; encoded by the exons atgaacGCCATAGTCGCCCTCTGCCACTTCTGCGAGCTCCATGGCCCCCGCACGCTCTTCTGCACGGAAGTTCTACACGCTCCTCTGCCCCAGGGGGCCGGAAGTGGGGACAGTCCTGACCAGGTTGagcaggctgaggaggaggagggtggcatTCAGATGAGCAGCCGGGTCCGTGCCCACAGCCCAGCCGAGGGTGCCAGCAGTGAGTCCAGCAGCCCGGGGCCCAAGAAGTCGGACATGTGTGAG GGCTGTCGGTCACTTGCCGTAGGGCACCCAGGCTATATCAGTCATGATAAAGAGACCTCTATTAAGTACGTCAGTCACCAGCACCCCAACCACCCGCAGCTCTTCAGCATCGTCCGCCAGGCCTGTGTCCGGAGCCTGAGCTGTGAG GTATGCCCTGGTCGTGAAGGCCCCATcttctttggtgatgagcagcatgGCTTTGTGTTCAGCCACACCTTCTTCATCAAAGACAGCCTGGCCAGAGGCTTCCAGCGCTGGTACAGCATCATCGCCATCATGATGGATCGGATCTACCTCATCAACTCCTGGCCCTTCCTGCTGGGGAGGATCCGTGGCAtcatcagtgagctccaggccaaggCCTTCAAG GTGTTTGAGGCAGAGCAGTTTGGATGTCCACAGCGTGCCCAGAGGATGAACACTGCCTTCACGCCCTTCCTGCACCAGAGGAACGGCAACGCTGCCCGCTCTCTGACCTCCTTGACCAGTGATGACAACTTGTGGGCGTGTCTGCACACTTCCTTTGCCTG GCTCCTGAAGGCATGTGGTAGCAGGCTGACAGAAAAGCTCTTAGAGGGTGCTCCCACAGAGGACACCCTGGTCCAGATGGAGAAGCTTGCTG ACTTGGAGGAAGAATCAGAAAGTTGGGACAATTCTGAggctgaagaggaggagaaagcccCTGTTACACCAGAGGGTGCTGAAGGGCGAGAGCTGACCAGTTGCCCAACAGAGTCATCCTTTCTCTCAGCCTGTGGGAGCTGGCAGCCCCCAAAGCTTACCGGCTTCAAGTCTCTTCGACACATGAGACAG GTCTTGGGTGCTCCATCCTTCCGTATGTTGGCTTGGCATGTCCTCATGGGGAATCAGGTGATCTGGAAAAGCAGAGATGTGAACCTGGTCCATTCAGCGTTTGAAGTCCTCCGG ACCATGCTGCCTGTGGGCTGTGTCCGCATCATCCCTTACAGCAGCCAGTATGAGGAGGCCTATCGCTGCAACTTCCTGGGGCTCAGCCCTCCCGTGCCTATCCCTGCCCATGTTCTGGCCTCAG AAGTGTGTGAGACACACGCTGCCTGCTGCTCTGAAAGGCTCCCGGATCTAGCCCAGGGGTGCACCCGGATCCAAATCACAGACTTTAGGGCAAAGCAGTACTCTGCAGTGCCAGTGAGGACGGCCTGGGCTTGCCTGGAGCCCCTGGAGCCGTGCCTTCT GAACTGTAATATAAGtatttgtgttttccagtg CTTGACTGGGCTGTGGGTCtgagtgtttgtctttgttttccacaGCAAAGTGAAAGTCCTGTTTAAATTCACCAAGGTAGACAGTCGCCCCAAGGAGGACACACAGAGGCTCCTAAGTGTCCTAGGCGCGTCAGAGGAGGACAACGTCAAACTGCTGAAGTTCTGGATGACGGGACTGAGCAAAACCTACAAGTCCCATCTCATGTCCACCGTCCGAAGCCCCACAGCTACAGAGTCACGGAGCTGA